The Mycolicibacterium monacense genome contains the following window.
CATCGAGATCGCGTCGATCCGCCGGTCCTCGAGAGGGACGTGCACGTTGAAGCCCGCGCAGGCGATCTTGAGCGCGGCCCACACGTGGGCGAAGACCGACGGCGCCACCCGCATGCGGTACCAGGGGCTGGCGACCACCGCGTCGTAGATCGTCAGCGCGGAACTGCGGTGTTCGACCTCCTCGACGAAGTGCCACAGGAACAGCGAGGCCACCCGGTCGTCGCCCGGGGCGAACAGGGTGGCGTCGTTGTCGAGCATCAGTTTGAACGCCGGGGTGAAGGTGGCCTCGAGATCGGCGGTGTAGGCGAGCCGGTACTCGAGGGGGGTGTTGGCCGTCAGGTCGTCGTAGGAGGCGATCACCTCGTCGAGGGTCTGCTTGAGGCCCGGGTACTGCTTGATCAGCGCCTTGGTGTGCTGGCGGTGGGCCATCGAGTGCTGGCCTTCCTGCCGGGTGAAGGCGTCGGCCTCGGCGGCCACCACGGGATCGGTGATCCGCGGCATCACCTCGGGGACCATCGCGCCGATCATCTTCTCGAACGCCACCGCGAGGAACGAGACGGCGTTGGCCATCGACGAGAACGCGGGGTTGTCCTCGTTCCAGCAGAACGGAACCGGCGATTCGGCGAACGCGAAACGCATCTTGCGGACGATCAGCTCGGACATCGACGCCCCTCTGTAATCATACAAACACTACGATCTCTGTATGTTTGTATGTTCAGGCGCTGCTCGTCAAGCGTGCGCGCTACCCTGCAGGCCCATGGCCCGTAGAAGAGGGTGGAACGGTAGCCCGCCCGCCGACGACGAGGAGGCCTCCCGGCGCATCGTCGAGGCGGCGGTGGGGCTGCTGGCCCAGACTGGAACCGCGATCAGCATCTCGGATGTCGCCGCCTCACTCGGCGTCATCCGCCAGACCGTGTACCGCTACTACCCGACCGCCGACGCGCTGATGCGGGCAGCGGCGATCGCCTCGGTCGACGACTTCCTCGATCGCCTGGCCGAAGCCGTCCGCGGCATCGAGGATCCCGCCGAGGCGATGACCGAGGGCGTGCTGTACGTGCTCGACGAGGTGGCGCGGACCCCGCATCTGGGCATCCTGCTGTCCGAGCCCTACGTCAACACCCACTCCGGGGAAGTCGCCTCCGACGAGGCGCGGGCGATCGGCATGCGGATGGTCAACCGCTTCGACGTCGACTGGGTCGACCACGGTTACGACGACGCGGCGCTGGTGGACCTCGTGGAGTTCACGCTGCGCACCATGCTGTCGTTCTTCGTGGCGCCCAATCCGCCGTCGCGTTCCCGCGACGATCTCCGCCGCTTCGTGCACCGCTGGCTGGGTGGGGCCATCATGGCCCAGAACCGCCTCTGAGCTGCGCATTGACTGTTCCCGAAACCGGGGCCGGTACGCTGTCCGCCGTGACTGAGCGGACCCTGGTTCTGATCAAGCCCGACGGCGTGCAACGGCGCCTGGTCGGGGAAATTCTCGGCCGGATCGAGCGCAAGGGTCTGACCCTCGCCGCGCTCGAACTGAAGACCGTCGACGACGAACTGGCCCGGCGGCACTACGCCGAGCACGAGGGCAAGCCGTTCTTCGGTTCGCTGCTGGAATTCATCACCTCGGGCCCCGTGGTCGCCGCGATCGTCGAGGGTCCGCGCGCGATCGCCGCATTCCGTCAGATCGCCGGCGGCACCGATCCGGTGGAGAAGGCCACACCCGGCACCATCCGCGCCGACCTGGCCCTGGTCACCCAGGACAACCTGGTGCACGGCTCCGATTCGCCGGAGTCCGCGGCCCGCGAAATCGACCTCTGGTTCCCCGGCCGCTGACGTTTGTTTGCGGCGCCTGGTCGGTGGGCGCCGCGTCGTGTGGGATACTGGTCGCGGGTAGCCGGACTTCAACCAGAGTTCGTCGCCCGAATGAAGACTTCGACGTGCGCGACCACCGCGACCGCGGTGCGGCGCCGACCGTCCAGCCGTCATTCAGCCAGGCACTGAGTGGGTTCTGACCTGGGGCCGCTCGGAGCGAGACCACAACAAACCCGGGGAAGTCTCACCGGGTACAACAGCGGAAGCCCTCGCGTGGCCGCGTCGTACGACGCGCCCGGGGGCTTGAGGAGAATACGTGGCCGACAGTGAAAATACTCAAGCCCAAGACTCGCCGGACTCTTCAGAAGAGGCTTCGCCTCGCGAAAGACTTCCCGAACGCCTGAGGGTGCACTCACTGGCCCGGGTGCTGGGCACCACCAGCCGGCGGGTCCTCGACGCACTGGCCGAACTCGACGGCCGCGCTCGCAGCGCGCACTCGACCGTCGACAAGACCGAGGCCGAGCGGGTCCGCGAAGTGCTCGCCGGCAGCGACGGGGACGCCCCCGTCGAAGCCCCGGCGCCCGCGGAGATCGCCGAGTCGGTCGCCGATGCCCCCGAGGTGGTCATCGAGACGGTCGAGTCGGTCGAGGTCACGATCGACGTGGCTCCCGTCGATGACACGCCGGACGTGCCGGAACCCGAGGACGAGCCGGAATCGCGGACGATCCTCGAGACGGCCCCCGTCGAGCGGGCGGACTACCTGCCGCTGTTTGTCGCACCCCAGCCGGTGCGGTTCGAGCCCGCCGACGAGGACGACGACGAAGACGAGGACGACGACGTCGCCGCGTCGGCCGACAGCGAGGACGACGACGAGGACGACCAGTCGGAGCGGCCCGCCGCGCGGCGCCGCCGGCGGGGACGCCGCGGCCGGGGCCGGGGGCGCGGCGAACAGAGCGACGACAACGGGGAGCCCGACGCCGCCGAGGGCACCGAGACGAAGACCGACGGGCAGGCCGACTCCGATCAGGACACCGGCGACGACTCCGACGAGGACGGCGACGAGGACACCTCGGGTGGCGACGGCAGTTCGCGGAGGCGTCGCCGCCGGCGTCGGCGCAAGTCCGGCGCGTCGGACGACTCCGACAACGGTTCACCCGACGACCCGCCGAACACCGTCGTGCACGAACGCCCGCCGCGTGAGCGGGGTGGCAAGTCCGGCGACAGCGACGACAACGAGATCCAGGGCATCAGCGGCTCGACCCGGCTGGAAGCCAAGCGGCAGCGCCGTCGCGACGGTCGGGACGCCGGACGCCGCCGCCCGCCGATCCTGTCCGAGGCCGAGTTCCTCGCCCGCCGCGAGGCCGTCGAACGCGTCATGGTGGTGCGCGACAAGGTCCGCACCGAACCGCCCCACGAGGGTGCGCGCTACACCCAGATCGCGGTGCTCGAGGACGGGGTCGTCGTCGAACACTTCGTGACGTCGCCGGCCTCGGCGTCCCTGGTCGGCAACATCTACCTGGGCATCGTGCAGAACGTGCTCCCGTCGATGGAGGCCGCGTTCGTCGACATCGGTCGCGGTCGCAACGGCGTGCTCTACGCCGGTGAGGTGAACTGGGAGGCCGCGGGTCTCGGCGGGCAGAACCGCAAGATCGAGCAGGCGCTCAAACCCGGCGACTACGTCGTCGTGCAGGTCAGCAAGGATCCGGTCGGGCACAAGGGTGCCCGCCTGACCACGCAGGTGTCGCTGGCCGGCCGTTACCTGGTGTACGTGCCGGGTGCGTCGTCGACCGGGATCAGCCGCAAGCTGCCCGACACCGAGCGGCAACGGCTCAAGGAGATCCTGCGCGAAGTGGTGCCCGCCGACGCCGGGGTGATCATCCGCACCGCGTCGGAGGGCGTGAAGGAAGACGACATCCGCTCCGACGTGAACCGGTTGCAGGAGCGCTGGACACAGATCGAGGCCAAGGCCGCCGAGATCACCGCGAAGAAGGCCGGCGCCGCCGTCGCGCTCTACGAAGAGCCCGACGTGCTGGTGAAGGTGATCCGCGACCTGTTCAACGAGGATTTCTCCGGGCTGATCGTCTCGGGTGACGAGGCGTGGAACACCATCAACTCCTACGTCGAGTCCGTGGCGCCCGACCTGATGCCGCGGCTGACCAAGTACGAACCGGCAGGCAACCCCAACGGCGAGGGTCCGGATGTGTTCGCCGTGCACCGCATCGACGAACAACTCGCCAAGGCCATGGACCGCAAGGTGTGGCTGCCGTCGGGCGGGACGCTGGTCATCGACCGCACCGAGGCGATGACCGTCGTCGACGTCAACACCGGCAAGTTCACCGGGTCGGGCGGCAACCTCGAGCAGACGGTCACCCGCAACAATCTCGAGGCGGCCGAGGAGATCGTGCGCCAACTGCGGTTGCGCGACATCGGCGGCATCATCGTCATCGACTTCATCGACATGGTGCTCGAGTCGAACCGCGATCTGGTGTTGCGGCGGCTGACCGAGGCGCTGGCCCGTGACCGCACCCGCCACCAGGTGTCCGAGGTGACCTCGCTGGGTCTGGTGCAGCTGACGCGTAAGCGGCTGGGCACCGGGCTGATCGAGGCCTTCTCCACCCCGTGTCCGCACTGTGCGGGGCGCGGCATCGTGCTGCACGGCGATCCGATCGACAACGCCTCGGGTAACGGGCGCAAGTCCGAGCCGGGGACGGGCAGGCGCAGCAAGCGCGGCAAGAAGGGCGGTAAGCCCGAGGAGGCGCCCGCGGCCGTGCCGGTGATCAAGGTGCCGCCGCACCCCGCCGGTGAGCACCCGATGTTCAAGGCGATGGCCGCCGCGAACGGCCGCGACGACGAGTCCGAGGACGAGTCCGACGAGTCGGCCGATGAGCAGTCCGGTGCGCGCGAGGACGACACCGCCGAGAAGGTGCACGAGGCCGTCGGTGAAGAACTCGACGACGAGGACTTCGAGGACGCGGAGGACGCGGAGGACTCCGACGATTCCGATGAGGACGAGGACGAGGATTCCGACGACTCCGATGAGGACGAGATCGACCTCGACAACGACGACGACGAAGAGGACGACGACATCGAGGTCCTCGACGACGAGGATTCCGACGAGGACGAGGATTCCGACGAGGACGAGGATTCCGACGAGGATTCCGATGAAGACTCCGATGAGGACTCCGATGACGAGGACGAACCCGAGGTGATCGCGGTCCCGGTGCGGCGTCCGCGCCGACGCGCTGCCGCACGTCCGGCGGGTCCGCCCAGCAGCGAGTAGGCGGTTTGACCCTTTACCTGCTGGTCACGTACCCTTGACCAGTTGCCGCCAGGCTGACTGCCGGCGGCGGCGGGATCGAATCGACACCCGCACCCAGACCCGCGCACGCAGCCCCCGGGCAACGCAGTGCGCGCACCGGCTACGGAAGAGGACTAGGACACGATGGCGAGCTACGCAATCGTCAAGACCGGCGGCAAGCAGTACAAGGTCGCCGTTGGTGACGTGGTCAAGGTCGAGAAGCTCGACTCCGAGCCGGGCGCGTCGGTGTCGCTGCCGGTCGCCCTGGTCGTCGACGGTGCCAATGTCACCAGCAAGGCCGAGGATCTGGCCAAGGTCGCCGTCACCGGCGAGGTGCTCGAGCACACCAAGGGCCCGAAGATCCGGATTCACAAGTTCAAGAACAAGACCGGCTACCACAAGCGTCAGGGTCACCGTCAGCAGTTGACGGTCCTGAAGGTCACCGGCATCAAGTAACTGGAGGCGATGACATGGCACACAAGAAGGGCGCGTCCAGCTCGCGCAACGGTCGTGATTCCGCCGCCCAGCGGCTCGGTGTGAAGCGCTTCGGCGGTCAGGTTGTCAAGGCCGGCGAGATCATCGTGCGCCAGCGCGGCACCCACTTCCATCCGGGCGTCAACGTCGGCCGTGGCGGCGACGACACGCTGTTCGCCACTGCCCCCGGCTCCGTCGAATTCGGCAGCCGTCGCGGTCGCAAGACCGTCAACATCGTTCCGGTCGCCCGACCGGAGGCCTGATCCCGGCGCCGAGATCGACGTTTGTGCGCCGGCTTCTCGCAAGTTAGCGCCCATCTGTTCATTCGGCGAAGGAGTGATCGACTATGCCCCGCTTCGTCGACCGTGTCGTGATCCACGCGCGGGCCGGCAACGGCGGCAACGGCTGCGCGTCGGTGCACCGCGAGAAGTTCAAACCACTCGGCGGTCCCGACGGCGGTAACGGCGGTCGCGGCGGCAGCATCGTGCTGGTCGTCGATCCGCAGGTGCACACACTGCTCGACTTCCACTTCCACCCGCATGTCGTGGCGCCCTCCGGCAAGCAGGGCGCAGGCAGCAATCGTGACGGTGCGGCCGGTGCCGACCTCGAGGTCAGGGTGCCCGACGGCACCGTCGTCCTCGACGAAGAAGGTCGAGTGCTGGCCGACCTCGTCGGCGCGGGCACCCGGTTCGAAGCCGCGGCGGGTGGTCGCGGCGGCCTCGGCAACGCCGCGCTGGCCTCCCGCTCCCGCAGGGCCCCCGGCTTCGCGCTGCTCGGCGAGAAGGGGCAGGTCCGCGAGCTCACCCTCGAGCTGAAGACGGTCGCCGACGTCGGGCTGATCGGGTTCCCGTCGGCGGGCAAATCCTCACTGGTGTCCACGATCTCGGCGGCCAAACCGAAGATCGCCGACTACCCCTTCACCACGCTGGTGCCCAACCTCGGGGTCGTCTCGGCCGGTGACCACACCTTCACGGTCGCCGACGTGCCCGGATTGATCCCCGGCGCTTCCGAAGGGCGCGGGTTGGGCCTGGAATTCCTCCGCCACATCGAACGCTGCGCCGTGCTGGTGCACGTCGTCGACTGCGCGACGATGGAACCCGGCCGCGACCCGATCTCCGACATCGAGGCGCTCGAAGCCGAACTGGCCGCCTATCGCCCGACACTGCAGGGTGATTCGACGCTCGGCGACCTCGCCGAACGTCCGCGCGCGGTGGTACTCAACAAGATCGACGTGCCCGACGCCCGCGAACTGGCCGACTTCGTCCGCGACGAGGTGGCCGAGCGGTTCGGCTGGCCGGTGTTCGAGGTCTCCACGGTGGCGCGAGAAGGTCTGCGGCCGTTCATCTTCGCGCTGTGGGACATGGTCCGCACCTACCGCGAGGCCCAACCGCCCGTCGTCCCGCGCCGCCCGATCATCCGGCCCATCGCCGTCGACGAGACCGGGTTCTCCGTGCACCCCGACGGACAGGGCGGGTTCGTGGTGCGCGGCACGCGGCCCGAACGCTGGATCAACCAAACCGATTTCGACAACGACGAGGCGGTCGGCTACCTCGGTGACCGGTTGGCCCGCCTCGGCGTCGAAGAGGAGCTGCTGCGGCTCGGCGCGCGTCCCGGCTGTGCGGTGACCATCGGGGACATGACGTTCGACTGGGAGCCCCAGACGCCCGCCGGGGTGGACGTGCAGATGTCCGGCCGCGGCACCGACACCCGCCTCGAGCAGACCGACCGCGTCTCGGCGGCCGAGCGCAAGATCGCCCGGCGGGAGCGTCGGCAGTCCACCGACGAGCCCGGCGGTGAGGAATGACCGAGGCCGCCACCCGTCCGTCCGTGCACCGCGAGGCCGTCCGCACCGCGCGCAGTGTCGTCGTCAAGATCGGCACCACCGCGCTGACCACGCCGACCGGCGTATTCGACGCCAACCGGCTGGCCACGCTGGTCGAGGCGATCGAGAAGCGGATGAAGGCGGGCTCCGACGTCGTCATCGTGTCGTCCGGCGCCATCGCGGCCGGTATCGAACCGTTGCGGCTGTCCAAGCGGCCGACCGATCTGGCCACCAAACAGGCCGCCGCCAGCGTCGGGCAGGTCGCGCTGATCAACTCGTGGAACACCGCCTTCGCCCGGTATGAGCGCACCGTCGGACAGGTGCTGCTCACCGCCCACGACATCTCGATGCGCGTGCAGCACACCAACGCCGCCCGCACCCTCGACCGGTTGCGCGCACTGCACGCCGTGGCGATCGTCAACGAGAACGACACGGTCGCGACCAACGAGATCCGGTTCGGCGACAACGACCGGCTCTCGGCACTGGTGGCGCATCTGGTGGGGGCGGATGCGCTCGTGCTGCTCTCCGATATCGACGGCCTCTACGACGGCGATCCGCGGAAAGCGGGCCCGGACAACCCGGCCCGCTTCATCGCCGAGGTCAACGGAGCCGACGACCTCGACGGGGTGGTGGCCGGGCGCGGCAGCCACCTCGGCACCGGCGGTATGGCGTCGAAGTTGTCGTCGGCGCTGCTGGCCGCAGATGCCGGTGTTCCGGTGCTGCTGGCCGCCGCCGCCGACGCTGCCACCGCACTGTCGGATGCGTCGGTCGGCACGGTGTTCGCCCCTCGCGCGGAGCGGATGTCGGCGCGGCGCTTCTGGGTGCGGTACGCCGCCGAGTCCACAGGTGCGTTGACCCTCGACGAGGGTGCGGTCAATGCCGTTGTGCGGCAACGGCGTTCGCTGCTGCCCGCGGGTATCACCGGGGTGTCGGGACGGTTCTACGGCGGCGACGTCGTGGAGTTGCGCGCACCCGATGCGACCATGGTCGCCCGTGGCGTGGTGGCCTACGACGCGACCGAACTGGCCACCATGCTGGGCCGTTCGACGTCGGACCTACCCGCCGACATGCGCAGGCCGGCCGTCCACGCCGACGACCTCGTCGCCGTCTGAGCGCACGGCGTTCAGCAGCGCCTTCACCCGCCGGGCCCGGCGACGCGCGGCATCGAGGACGTCGTCGTCGGCGGGGCGGATCTCCACGCCGTGCGCTTCGGCCGTCGCGGTGAGGGCTTTGCGCACCGCCGGGTCGGCGAGCAGCACGGTGGCCAGCATCCCCGGGGTGAGCGTCCGCTCCCGCAGCAACCCGCGGTAGTGCACCTCGGCGGGGATCGCCACGTCCAAGGCGCCGCGGAACACACCGTCAGCGGTGGCGACGATCACCGTGAGCGCCGCCTGCGAGGCGGCGCTGAGCGCGAGGCCGCGGAACGGGAACCAGGGCACCGGCAGTTTGTCGATCTGCTTGTCGAGGGCACCGGAGAGCAGATAGCCGGCCAGCTTGTGTGTCTCGATCTCCTTGACGTCCGACCACTGCACGCCGTCGCCGTCGAACTCCACTTCGTCACCGCTGATGGCCAGGCCGCCGAAGTGGTTCAGCAGCCGCAGCAGGCCGCGCAGCGGTTCGGGGGCCGGAACCAGCCTGGCGAGGGCGTCGCCGAGCCCCACGGCCCAGCGTCCGTCGATCGCGCCGGGTGCGGGCCGTAGACCGAATACAGAGAGCACCTCGCCATCTAATGCCATCTACGCCGATGAGGCGAATGCGGGCAGCTCGTCGGCCAGCAGCGCCAGCATCGGCGAACAACCGTTGTCGAGTTTCACCGTCGCGAGATCGTCACCACGGGTGGGCCCCCGGTTGATGATCGCGACCGGCATCCCATGCGCGGCGGCGTGCCGGACGAACCGGTAGCCGGAGAACACCGTCAACGAGGAGCCGGCGACCAGCAGCACGTCCGCGTCGTCGACCATCGCGAAGGCCTGCTCGACGCGGGGTTTGGGCACGCTCTCACCGAAGTACACGATGTCGGGTTTGAGCATGCCGCCGCAGGCCGGACAGTCGACGATGCGGAAGCGGTCGGTGTCGCCGATGATCGCGTCGGCGTCCGGGGCGACCGCGATGCCGCCGACCCGTTCGGCGCGTTCGAGGAATCCGGGGTTGGCCGCCTCGAGCATCTCGGCGAGATCGGCCCGCGACATCGTGTACCCGCAGTCGAGGCAGATCACCCGGGCGTAGGTGCCGTGCAGGTCGACGACGTTGCGGCTGCCGGCCTTGGTGTGCAGCAGGTCGACGTTCTGCGTGACGACCCCGAGGACCACCCCGGTGCGTTCCATTGCGGCCAGCGCGCGGTGTCCGGCGTTGGGCAGGGTGGCCGCCATGTGCCGCCAGCCGACGTGATTGCGCGCCCAGTACCGCTGCCGGAACGCCGGGTCGGACGTGAACTGCCGGATGGTCATGGGATTGCTCGGCGGCGAGTCCGGCCCGCGGTAGTCGGGGATACCCGAGTCGGTCGACATCCCGGCCCCGGTGAGTACCGCGACGCGGCGGCCCGCCAGCAGCGCGACCAGTTCCGGTGATTCCACCTCATCCAGACTAAACGTCAGTCCAGACAATCGGCGGCGGCGATCAGTTCGGCGCTCATGTTCTGCTCCATCATCCGCAGCGCCGCCTCGCCGAGTTCCGCGTCGATGTGGGCCACCCCGTCGCGGGGGACGACCACCGGGAAGTGCCGGACATAGGCGTCGAGTGCGGTGTAGAGGATGCACTGTTCGGTCACCTGCCCGGTCAGCACGACGCGCTCCGGTCGGAGTTGGTTGAGCAGGTAGGCCAGCGATGTGGCGTAGAACGCACTGTGGCGCACTTTGGTCATGACCCGGCAACCCTGTTGCGGCACGATCGGTTTGACGAGGTCGGGGCGCTCGCCGTCGAGCGCGGAGCGCACGATGTCGCTGAACTCGGCGGTGAAGTCACCGTAGTTGTCGTTGACGTAGATGAGGTCCACGTCGTCCCTGGAGCGGGCGTCGGAGATGAGTTTCGCCAACGGATCGATGATCCTTTCGACGTTCGGCGTCAGTTTCTCGGCGTCCGGATGGTCGTAGGTATTCATCATGTCGATGATCAGCACCGCGGTCTTGGTCATGTCGCTTGCATACCCCGCGACCAATGCGGGCAACAATGTGGCATGGATTTTTACTCGGCGTACCGTCACGGCTTCGCGCGGATCGCCGCGTGCACGCACCACACGTCCATCGCGGACCCCAAGGGCAACGCCGAGTCCGTACTGCGGATGGCGCGTGACTGTCATGACGACAACGCGGCGCTGGCCGTGTTCCCCGAACTGACGCTGACGGGTTATTCGATCGAGGACATCGTCATGCAGGACGGGTTGCTCGAGGCGGTCGAAGCCGCCCTGCTGCAGGTGGTGACGGCGTCGGCGGAGCTGCTGCCGGTTCTCGTGGTGGGTGCGCCACTGCGTTACCGCCACCGGGTCTACAACACCGCGGTGGTCATTCACCGCGGGCAGGTCCTCGGCGTGGTCCCGAAGTCCTACATCCCCAATTACCGTGAGTTCTACGAGAATCGCCAGATCGCCGCCGGCGACGAGGAGCGCGGTGAGATCCGGGTCGGAGGGCAGGAGGTGCCGTTCGGTCCGGATCTGCTGTTCGAGGCGACCGATGTCCCCGGTTTCGTGCTGCACGTCGAGATCTGCGAGGACATGTGGGTTCCGGTGCCCCCGAGCGCCGAGGCGGCGCTGGCCGGGGCGACGGTGCTGGCCAACCTGTCCGGCAGCCCGATCACCATCGGCCGGTCCGAGGACCGGTGCCTGTTGGCGCGTTCGGCGTCGTCGCGGTGTCTGGCCGCCTACGTCTACGCCGCCGCGGGAGAAGGGGAATCCACGACCGATCTGGCCTGGGACGGGCAGACGATGATCTGGGAGAACGGGTCGTGCCTGGCGCAGTCCGAGCGATTCCCCAAGGGTGAACGCCGCTCGATCGCCGATGTCGACCTCCAGCTGCTCCGCAACGAACGACTGCGCATGGGTACTTTCGACGACAACCGCCGCCACCATCTGATCGACGAGGACTCCTTCCGCCGCATCGAGTTCACGCTCGACCCGCCGACCGGCGACATCGGTCTGTATCGCGAGGTGGAGCGGTTCCCGTTCGTACCCGCGGATCCCGCCCGGCTGGAACAGGACTGC
Protein-coding sequences here:
- a CDS encoding NAD(+) synthase, coding for MDFYSAYRHGFARIAACTHHTSIADPKGNAESVLRMARDCHDDNAALAVFPELTLTGYSIEDIVMQDGLLEAVEAALLQVVTASAELLPVLVVGAPLRYRHRVYNTAVVIHRGQVLGVVPKSYIPNYREFYENRQIAAGDEERGEIRVGGQEVPFGPDLLFEATDVPGFVLHVEICEDMWVPVPPSAEAALAGATVLANLSGSPITIGRSEDRCLLARSASSRCLAAYVYAAAGEGESTTDLAWDGQTMIWENGSCLAQSERFPKGERRSIADVDLQLLRNERLRMGTFDDNRRHHLIDEDSFRRIEFTLDPPTGDIGLYREVERFPFVPADPARLEQDCYEAYNIQVAGLEQRLRALHYPKIVLGLSGGLDSTHALIVAARAMDREERPRSDILAFTLPGFATGEHTRNNATRLAEALGVTFETIDITSTAKLMLTEMDHPFSRGEKVYDVTFENVQAGLRTDYLFRLANQRGGIVLGTGDLSELALGWSTYGVGDQMSHYNVNGGVPKTLIQHLIRWVILSKQFDDTVNEVLQSVLDTEITPELVPSGEDEEIQSSEAKVGPYVLQDFSLFQVLRYGFRPSKVAFLAWHAWRDADSGNWPTGFPDSKRPSYTLDEIRHWLQVFAQRFYSFSQFKRSALPNGPKVSAGGSLSPRGDWRAPSDMSARVWLDEIENAIPKG